In one Watersipora subatra chromosome 6, tzWatSuba1.1, whole genome shotgun sequence genomic region, the following are encoded:
- the LOC137398276 gene encoding uncharacterized protein, translating to MPSQWVTLESASKSWLQSFMKRNSQISIRIPEATSIARATAFNRPNIAHFFDELECALKATGVTGDRIYNLDETGFNTATRLPKVISRRGHKQVGQIVNTDRGVLVTYAAIISATERPMVNTGQTTTTESTSTAELMTTAEPTTTTEPVTDEPIAFTSRQSAADNISTLGNRHSLAI from the exons ATGCCTAGTCAGTGGGTAACCCTTGAGTCAGCAAGCAAATCATGGCTTCAAAGTTTCATGAAAAGAAATTCTCAAATCTCCATTAGAATCCCAGAAGCCACAAGCATTGCGAGGGCCACCGCGTTCAACCGGCCAAATATCGCTCATTTCTTTGACGAGCTTGAGTGTGCCTTGAAGGCAACTGGAGTCACCGGGGACAGAATTTATAACCTGGATGAAACAGGTTTTAACACTGCTACTCGCCTGCCAAAGGTTATCTCTCGACGAGGCCACAAACAAGTTGGCCAGATAGTGAACACGGATCGAGGAGTGCTGGTTACTTATGCTGCAATAATCTCAGCTACAG AAAGGCCGATGGTCAACACTGGGCAGACAACCACTACCGAGTCAACTTCCACCGCTGAGCTGATGACTACGGCCGAGCCGACAACCACCACCGAGCCAGTTACAGATGAGCCAATCGCTTTCACCTCTCGTCAGTCAGCGGCAGACAATATTTCAACTCTAGGCAACCGTCACAGTCTAGCCATCTGA